The following are encoded in a window of Panicum virgatum strain AP13 chromosome 5N, P.virgatum_v5, whole genome shotgun sequence genomic DNA:
- the LOC120672441 gene encoding selenoprotein F-like, translating to MMDRSLSVAAAVAAVALLCFSGLCHGERLGARECEDLGFTGLALCSDCNALSEFVKDQELVEDCRKCCTEDSDDSISKLTFSGAIIEVCMRKLVFYPEVVGFLEEDKDDFPYVEARYLYGSPPKLIMLDDKGEQKETIRIDNWKREHIRQFLKEKVKLVKSDS from the exons ATGATGGATCGATCTCTCtccgtggcggcggccgtcgccgcTGTGGCGCTCCTCTGCTTCTCCGGCCTCTGCCACGGTGAGCGGCTCGGGGCGCGGGAGTGCGAGGACCTGGGCTTCACTGGCCTCGCCCTCTGCTCCGACTGCAACGCCCTCTCCGAGTTCGTCAAGGACCAAG AGCTAGTGGAGGATTGCCGTAAATGTTGCACTGAGGATTCAGATGATTCAATCAGCAAG CTCACATTctctggtgcaattattgagGTGTGCATGAGAAAGCTGGTGTTTTATCCAGAAGTTGTTGGCTTCCTCGAAGAGGATAAAGATGACTTCCCTTATGTGGAAGCCCGTTATTTGTATGGTTCTCCACCAAAGCTCATAATGCTTGATGACAAGGGAGAACAAAAGGAGACCATAAG GATCGACAACTGGAAGCGGGAGCACATTCGGCAGTTTCTCAAGGAGAAAGTGAAGCTGGTGAAATCAGACAGCTGA
- the LOC120674387 gene encoding fructokinase-1 — translation MAAGRELVVSFGEMLIDFVPTVAGVSLAEAPAFLKAPGGAPANVAIAVSRLGGGAAFVGKLGDDEFGRMLAAILRDNGVDDGGVVFDAGARTALAFVTLRADGEREFMFYRNPSADMLLTAAELNVELIKRAAVFHYGSISLIAEPCRSAHLRAMEIAKEAGALLSYDPNLREALWPSREEARTKILSIWDQADIVKVSEVELEFLTGIDSVEDDVVMKLWRPTMKLLLVTLGDQGCKYYARDFHGAVPSFKVQQVDTTGAGDAFVGALLRKIVQDPSSLQDQKKLEEAIKFANACGAITTTKKGAIPSLPTETEVLQLIAKA, via the exons ATGGCGGCCGGGCGGGAGCTGGTGGTGAGTTTCGGCGAGATGCTGATAGACTTCGTGCCGACGGTGGCGGGGGTGTCGCTGGCGGAGGCGCCGGCCTTCCTCAAGGCCCCCGGGGGCGCGCCCGCCAacgtcgccatcgccgtctCGCGCCTCGGCGGCGGGGCCGCCTTCGTCGGCAAGCTCGGCGACGACGAGTTCGGCCGCATGCTCGCGGCCATCCTCCGCGACAACGgcgtcgacgacggcggcgtcgtCTTCGACGCGGGCGCGCGCACCGCGCTCGCCTTCGTCACCCTGCGCGCCGACGGGGAGCGCGAGTTCATGTTCTACCGCAACCCCAGCGCCGACATgctcctcaccgccgccgagctcAACGTCGAGCTTATCAAGAGG GCTGCAGTCTTTCACTATGGATCAATAAGCTTGATTGCTGAGCCTTGCCGGTCAGCACATCTCCGTGCGATGGAGATTGCCAAAGAGGCCGGTGCACTGCTCTCTTATGACCCAAACCTGAGGGAGGCGTTGTGGCCATCCCGTGAGGAGGCCCGCACCAAGATCTTGAGTATCTGGGACCAGGCAGACATTGTCAAGGTCAGCGAGGTTGAGCTTGAGTTCTTGACAGGCATCGACTCAGTGGAGGATGATGTTGTCATGAAGCTGTGGCGGCCTACCATGAAGCTGCTCCTAGTGACTCTTGGAGATCAAGGATGCAAATACTATGCCAGG GATTTCCATGGAGCTGTCCCTTCGTTCAAAGTACAGCAAGTTGATACAACAGGTGCAGGTGATGCATTCGTTGGTGCTCTGCTCCGAAAAATCGTCCAAGATCCATCCTCTCTACAA GATCAGAAGAAGCTTGAGGAGGCGATTAAATTCGCCAATGCGTGTGGAGCAATCACCACCACAAAGAAAGGGGCGATCCCATCGCTGCCCACTGAAACTGAGGTCTTGCAGCTAATAGCAAAGGCATAG
- the LOC120675086 gene encoding putative metallophosphoesterase At3g03305 encodes MANLIRISIWSNQEVLRARSTPEYVCKLKKVLYGLKQAPRAQYGKFEAFCRGGRDNTATEFSPSCSRSAPSPWGRAAPGSSPSSWPSAAARDERELVEVSGAPDGVVWVAQLSDLHFSVHHPERAYDFRRYVGPALAVVNPDLVLITGDLTDGKNKDLLTMKQNEVEWVEYGSTINDIIRISKLPRRIFFDLRGNHDSFGVSESGVDNDFYQKYSINAKLGRQGRVQSITLENSGRKHLFVGFDSTMEIGLRGPTNLFGHPTDKQLIELDQALSQWDTNFDKVPVTKIAFGHFPLSFSALTESGKSIKDVFLKQSLAAYLCGHLHTRFGKNLKRYYHRAVQEPSLSEHYYQFNMHQGYAIQSNKENCSEEAAHVEEFWEWEMGDWRKSRSMRILAIDDGHVSYTDIDFRLGSKSIIILPTFPLDSRFMQRASASRDFKCHIKGASTFDTVRALVFSKQEIISVSVKIYDSRPGTLEVVLDSEMKRVDSNDTRGHMYLVPWNWMAFEDPSPRRYWLQIELMDITGDTSVSQLRPFSVNGLTARVNWTWKEFFVIGIQWASIYHPALWCAISLIFSLLLAPQVSAVVFKDQFTYKSLYTNGNERTLLKSSVGGFVWLFVELARVILVWFLLLVYTIYLVFLPWLFGHPITEDGRLTYMSHSGWILKRPNSGNEVVHAGIPDVMVIVLPHLYFVLLPTIVILAAMAAERTAYREHYLSRSGKKKDDYYQKSRRQIEHEIFWNGRWIRKFLFLFCLVVLWKHWKLCRALVKAYAMNPLLHSPVLFFFIPAVMGFSIYKTSTI; translated from the exons ATGGCGAACTTGATAAGGATATCTATATGGAGCAACCAAGAGGTTTTAAGAGCAAGATCCACCCCCGAGTACGTGTGTAAACTGAAGAAGGTTCTCTATGGCTTGAAGCAAGCACCACGAGCACAGTACGGGAAGTTTG AAGCGTTTTGCCGGGGAGGGAGGGACAACACTGCAACAGAATTCTCCCCGTCATGCTCCCGGTCTGCGCCTTCGCCATGGGGACGCGCGGCCCCCGGTTCCTCGCCGTCCTCCTGGCCCTCCGCGGCGGCCCGTGACGAGCGGGAGCTGGTGGAGGTGTCCGGCGCTCCGGATGGGGTGGTGTGGGTGGCCCAGCTCTCGGATCTCCACTTCAGCGTGCACCAC ccggAGCGCGCATACGACTTCCGGCGGTACGTGGGCCCGGCGCTCGCCGTGGTCAACCCGGACCTCGTGCTGATCACCGGGGATCTCACTG ATGGGAAAAACAAAGATCTGCTAACAATGAAGCAGAATGAGGTTGAATGGGTAGAATATGGAAGTACAATAAATGATATCATTCGAATCAGCAAGCTTCCAAGAAGAATTTTCTTTGATCTGAGAGGAAATCATGATAGCTTTGGTGTTTCGGAATCTGGTGTTGACAATGACTTCTATCAGAAGTACAGCATCAATGCTAAGTTGGGACGCCAAGGGCGTGTCCAAAGCATTACTTTGGAG AATAGCGGTCGGAAGCATCTATTTGTTGGCTTTGATAGCACGATGGAGATTGGTCTTAGAGGCCCAACCAAtctttttggccatccaactgaTAAGCAGCTTATCGAATTGGATCAAGCATTATCGCAGTGGGATACTAACTTTGACAAGGTTCCAGTGACAAAAATTGCATTTGGGCACTTCCCTTTGTCTTTCTCAGCATTAACAGAGTCAGGAAAAAGTATCAAGGATGTTTTCCTAAAGCAATCATTGGCGGCATACTTGTGTGGGCATCTTCATACAAGATTTGGGAAGAACTTGAAGCGATACTACCATCGAGCAGTCCAGGAACCATCATTATCAGAACATTATTACCAATTTAACATGCACCAAGGATATGCAATCCAGAGTAATAAGGAAAACTGTTCTGAAGAAGCAGCTCATGTTGAAGAGTTCTGGGAATGGGAAATGGGTGATTGGAGAAAGAGCAGAAGTATGAGGATACTGGCAATCGATGATGGTCATGTCTCCTATACTGATATAGATTTCAGATTAGGCTCAAAGAGCATAATTATACTGCCTACCTTTCCCCTTGATTCAAGATTCATGCAGAGAGCTTCTGCTTCTCGTGATTTCAAGTGTCATATCAAGGGGGCATCTACTTTTGATACAGTGAGGGCTCTTGTATTCTCTAAACAAGAGATCATATCTGTTTCTGTGAAGATATATGACTCAAGACCAGGAACTCTTGAAGTAGTTTTGGACTCCGAAATGAAAAGGGTGGATTCCAATGATACTCGGGGACATATGTATTTAGTACCATGGAACTGGATGGCATTTGAAGATCCCTCTCCCAGACGATATTGGCTCCAAATTGAACTGATGGATATAACAG GTGATACAAGTGTCAGCCAGTTAAGGCCATTCTCTGTTAATGGCTTGACCGCAAGAGTGAACTGGACATGGAAGGAATTTTTTGTGATTGGTATTCAGTGGGCTTCAATATATCATCCTGCACTGTGGTGTGCTATTTCTCTGATATTTTCATTGCTTCTCGCACCACAAGTTTCAGCTGTGGTATTCAAAGATCAGTTCACATATAAGTCTCTATACACAAATGGTAATGAGAGGACACTGTTAAAGTCTTCAGTTGGTGGTTTTGTCTGGCTCTTTGTTGAACTGGCCAGGGTGATTCTTGTATGGTTTTTGCTCTTGGTGTACACTATCTATTTAGTTTTCTTACCTTGGCTGTTTGGTCACCCTATTACTGAGGATGGTAGGCTCACATACATGTCGCATAGTGGCTGGATTCTTAAAAGACCCAACAGTGGCAACGAAGTAGTCCATGCTGGGATTCCAGATGTAATGGTCATTGTTCTACCTCACCTTTATTTTGTGTTATTACCCACAATTGTGATTTTAGCTGCCATGGCTGCTGAGAGAACGGCATATCGAGAGCATTATCTTTCTCGATCAggaaagaagaaagatgattaCTACCAGAAGAGCAGGAGGCAGATAGAacatgaaattttttggaatggTCGCTGGATTAGAAAATTTCTGTTTCTATTTTGCTTAGTGGTTCTATGGAAACATTGGAAG CTTTGCAGAGCTCTTGTGAAGGCTTATGCTATGAACCCTTTGCTCCACTCGCCCGTGCTTTTCTTCTTCATTCCTGCAGTCATGGGGTTTTCCATTTACAAGACATCGACCATTTAG
- the LOC120672438 gene encoding uncharacterized protein LOC120672438 isoform X3: MARTEKVAGGGCSGGEGHVEVEVGVGVDGKGVIECRICQEEGEEDAMDSPCACTGTLKFAHRKCIQRWCNKKGNITCEICNQVYSPNYVLPPPKCCSDEMDMDLRQNWVGRIDTHDDSHFLAIAIAEQQLLQAEFEDCVSASSSGVTCCRTIALILMFLLLVRHVIVIVRDVSMLQDATVLFSGIKSFHYFRQLFSLQDSFFPVM, from the exons ATGGCGCGCACCGAGAAGGTTGCcggcggtggctgctccggCGGCGAAGGCCACGTAGAGGTGGAGGTCGGCGTGGGGGTGGACGGCAAGGGGGTGATTGAGTGCCGGATATGccaggaggagggcgaggaggacgCCATGGACTCACCCTGCGCCTGCACTGGCACGCTCAAG TTCGCCCACAGGAAATGCATACAGAGATGGTGCAACAAGAAGGGGAATATTACATGCGAAATCTGCAACCAG GTCTACTCACCAAATTATGTCCTCCCTCCACCCAAATGTTGTTCAGATGAAATGGACATGGATCTTAG GCAAAACTGGGTTGGAAGAATCGATACTCATGATGATTCTCATTTTTTAGCCATTGCCATCGcagagcagcagctgctgcaagcTGAATTTGAGGATTGTGTATCCGCAAGTTCTAGTGGTGTTACATGCTGCCGAACCATTGCTTTAATT TTGATGTTCCTTCTGCTTGTGCGCCATGTAATTGTCATTGTGAGGGATGTTAGCATGCTACAAGATGCAACAGTGCTGTTCAGT GGCATTAAATCTTTTCATTATTTCAGGCAACTCTTCAGTTTGCAGGATTCTTTCTTCCCTGTTATGTGA
- the LOC120672438 gene encoding uncharacterized protein LOC120672438 isoform X1, whose protein sequence is MARTEKVAGGGCSGGEGHVEVEVGVGVDGKGVIECRICQEEGEEDAMDSPCACTGTLKFAHRKCIQRWCNKKGNITCEICNQVYSPNYVLPPPKCCSDEMDMDLRQNWVGRIDTHDDSHFLAIAIAEQQLLQAEFEDCVSASSSGVTCCRTIALILMFLLLVRHVIVIVRDVSMLQDATVLFSATLQFAGFFLPCYVIARSCYALQHRRRRQVYFLSQIQEKFMTNLFQIW, encoded by the exons ATGGCGCGCACCGAGAAGGTTGCcggcggtggctgctccggCGGCGAAGGCCACGTAGAGGTGGAGGTCGGCGTGGGGGTGGACGGCAAGGGGGTGATTGAGTGCCGGATATGccaggaggagggcgaggaggacgCCATGGACTCACCCTGCGCCTGCACTGGCACGCTCAAG TTCGCCCACAGGAAATGCATACAGAGATGGTGCAACAAGAAGGGGAATATTACATGCGAAATCTGCAACCAG GTCTACTCACCAAATTATGTCCTCCCTCCACCCAAATGTTGTTCAGATGAAATGGACATGGATCTTAG GCAAAACTGGGTTGGAAGAATCGATACTCATGATGATTCTCATTTTTTAGCCATTGCCATCGcagagcagcagctgctgcaagcTGAATTTGAGGATTGTGTATCCGCAAGTTCTAGTGGTGTTACATGCTGCCGAACCATTGCTTTAATT TTGATGTTCCTTCTGCTTGTGCGCCATGTAATTGTCATTGTGAGGGATGTTAGCATGCTACAAGATGCAACAGTGCTGTTCAGT GCAACTCTTCAGTTTGCAGGATTCTTTCTTCCCTGTTATGTGATAGCCCGTTCTTGCTATGCTTTGCAACACCGCAGACGAAGACAGGTATACTTCCTTTCCCAGATACAAGAGAAATTTATGACTAACCTGTTCCAAATCTGGTAA
- the LOC120675590 gene encoding BTB/POZ and TAZ domain-containing protein 3-like, producing MECLELGSSDFFMEGDAIDSPSEIHLESDSLAGTKAVPDHRRYAQLHCSNAPDPPPLPGTSYGARRSSRKAKACSRVPEEVLDSWDKLFLEGYQADLRVSTDDGTEILSHSCVLGVKSPVLRAMLEDAKLKHGFRCIRISGAPSEAVHVFIRFLYSSRFEQEQMKKHVLHLLVLSHVFSVSSMKTVCIDQLERNFLAPDNVVDILQLAGLCDAPRLSLVCTRMILGDFKTVSLTDGWKVMRRVNPSLEQELLESLVEAETERQERAKRIEEKKVYLQLYEAMEALIHICRDGCRTIGPRDQALKGSRAAVCKFPACKGIELLVRHFSNCSVRVPGGCANCKRMWQLLELHSRMRFTPDTCKVPLCRHFKEKMQHLGRKEETKWNLLVCKVLESRGTMGFISERTKFET from the exons ATGGAATGCCTCGAGTTGGGTTCCTCAGATTTCTTCATGGAGGGCGATGCAATCGACAGCCCATCGGAAATCCATCTCGAGTCCGATAGCTTGGCAGGCACCAAAGCTGTGCCGGATCATCGCCGGTATGCTCAGCTTCACTGCAGTAATGCCCCTGATCCGCCTCCGCTGCCTGGAACTTCTTATGGCGCGCGGAGAAGTTCTAGGAAGGCGAAGGCTTGCAGCCGTGTCCCTGAAGAGGTCCTGGATTCCTGGGACAAGTTGTTCTTAGAGGGATACCAGGCTGATCTCCGTGTTTCCACAGATGATGGCACTGAAATTCTGTCGCACTCTTGTGTTCTT GGTGTCAAATCTCCTGTTCTGAGAGCTATGTTGGAAGACGCTAAACTGAAACATGGTTTTCGGTGCATCCGAATTTCTGGTGCGCCTTCAGAAGCAGTCCATGTTTTCATCAGATTTCTTTACTCTTCACG TTTTGAGCAGGAACAGATGAAGAAGCATGTTCTGCACTTGCTTGTACTCTCCCATGTTTTCTCGGTTTCATCTATGAAGACGGTTTGCATCGACCAACTTGAGAGGAATTTCCTTGCACCTGACAACGTTGTAGACATCCTGCAACTTGCCGGATTATGTGACGCGCCCCGGCTCTCCCTCGTCTGTACCCGTATGATCCTTGGGGATTTCAAGACTGTCTCTCTGACAGATGGGTGGAAAGTAATGAGACGGGTCAACCCGAGCCTGGAACAGGAGTTGCTCGAGTCTCTTGTCGAAGCTGAGACA GAAAGGCAGGAAAGAGCTAAAAGGATTGAAGAAAAGAAGGTCTATCTGCAACTGTACGAAGCAATGGAAGCTCTAATCCACATATGCCGAGACGGATGCAGGACGATCGGGCCCCGAGACCAAGCGCTCAAGGGCAGCCGAGCAGCCGTCTGCAAGTTCCCAGCCTGCAAGGGCATCGAGCTGCTCGTGCGCCACTTCTCAAACTGCAGCGTCCGGGTGCCTGGTGGCTGTGCAAACTGCAAGCGCATGTGGCAGCTCCTTGAGCTGCATTCTCGCATGCGTTTCACTCCAGACACCTGCAAGGTTCCACTCTGCAG GCATTTCAAGGAGAAAATGCAGCATCTGGGCCGGAAGGAGGAGACCAAATGGAACCTTTTGGTGTGCAAGGTGCTGGAGAGCAGAGGAACCATGGGTTTTATCTCTGAAAGGACAAAGTTTGAGACATAG
- the LOC120672438 gene encoding uncharacterized protein LOC120672438 isoform X2, whose product MARTEKVAGGGCSGGEGHVEVEVGVGVDGKGVIECRICQEEGEEDAMDSPCACTGTLKFAHRKCIQRWCNKKGNITCEICNQVYSPNYVLPPPKCCSDEMDMDLRQNWVGRIDTHDDSHFLAIAIAEQQLLQAEFEDCVSASSSGVTCCRTIALILMFLLLVRHVIVIVRDVSMLQDATVLFSATLQFAGFFLPCYVIARSCYALQHRRRRQV is encoded by the exons ATGGCGCGCACCGAGAAGGTTGCcggcggtggctgctccggCGGCGAAGGCCACGTAGAGGTGGAGGTCGGCGTGGGGGTGGACGGCAAGGGGGTGATTGAGTGCCGGATATGccaggaggagggcgaggaggacgCCATGGACTCACCCTGCGCCTGCACTGGCACGCTCAAG TTCGCCCACAGGAAATGCATACAGAGATGGTGCAACAAGAAGGGGAATATTACATGCGAAATCTGCAACCAG GTCTACTCACCAAATTATGTCCTCCCTCCACCCAAATGTTGTTCAGATGAAATGGACATGGATCTTAG GCAAAACTGGGTTGGAAGAATCGATACTCATGATGATTCTCATTTTTTAGCCATTGCCATCGcagagcagcagctgctgcaagcTGAATTTGAGGATTGTGTATCCGCAAGTTCTAGTGGTGTTACATGCTGCCGAACCATTGCTTTAATT TTGATGTTCCTTCTGCTTGTGCGCCATGTAATTGTCATTGTGAGGGATGTTAGCATGCTACAAGATGCAACAGTGCTGTTCAGT GCAACTCTTCAGTTTGCAGGATTCTTTCTTCCCTGTTATGTGATAGCCCGTTCTTGCTATGCTTTGCAACACCGCAGACGAAGACAG GTATAG